The region AAGATGCTCCTTCCACAAGACAAAGCAAGTGATCATGACTTCGACAGTTTACAATTGTATCAAGAAATGCACATTCAGTACCAATCTTAAAGGTACACCCAATTTCACGACAACTGAAAATGAGTCTGCAATCCTTTTTACAACAAAGATCACAAGATTGAAGCTTactgatttgaagagaaagaggTTTGTGTGAATGAAAAGGGTGTTGAAATTTTTGAGGTAGTTTATCTACACATGATTTATGAAAAAAATTTGGACATGAATTTGATGTGCAAGAGTAGGCTGGATAGGACCAAGGTAATTGACATGCTATGCATTTCTTACCTAGATTAATATCTCCAAGCTCGACTACAAGTGCCATTGGATGTTGATGGCATGAGAATTGAACGAAGTCGTCATCATCATCTTCACCATCACCAGTAGTGTAGCTGCTTATTATTGTGGAATCGAACCACATTTGGCATGCATGTAGAAAGCACAGTTGCCCTTGCAAGTGTAAGCATATTCTTCTTCTGTAAAGGATTCGTCACAATAAAAGCAGCGAATAGAACTCTCGAATAATGATCTAAGGAGGCTGAGAGGGTGTAGATGCAACGAGTTATTGACATGCTCTGGGAACTCCGCACATATTTTGTGGATTTTATGTTTGCATGGGAAATGGTTGCAACTGAAATGACTTTCTGATGCAATGATTGGCTGATTGCATATTATGCAACTCCACATATATATGCTCTCACGTTCATATAGGGTATCCTTATGACTAAAATGTTGAATAGTGTGCGCCATCAATTCTCACACAATTTGAATAGTTCAGACAATAGAAGCAAAACATGTAAAATCACATGAAGCTAGCTATACCATTATATAGTACTACTTTGAGCACAACTTTTATAATATGAAATGCTTTTCTTGCCCATTATTTAATACAACTTTTTCCTGTATGTGAAgcatatattttgagaaaattaaaataatttgatATCAATCAGTATTTGCCCATTGATAGTGCATTGTTGTGTATTTTTCTCTTTTACAATTCTCTCAACTTATTATTAaagaattaaaataattaatagtcCTATGGAAAATTTTCTAtatattcaaaaattaaaaatttgcaatatataattatttcttatatttattatttttataaaaaatgggATAACAAATAAAGTAATAttcattctttttcttttttttttcttttatctctATGTCTACTTTATTCTGAACATTATtagaaaatatatgaatattttaaaattttcccAATAAAATCAATAGTTGTAAAACCTTATTTTAtacgtatttttgtaaatttttgtttctctttattAAAGATGACTGAGATTTTTAttcttgatgtggacagatatgttggaatgaatgtaatgacaaaaacagtaaagcacacaagaatttatagtggtttggccccagaaaCTGgaaataacctacatccacttgagctattattgatatgggatttcaaaggagtgatcaaagaactggggttctatgagtttcaccaacctctgaagaataaactATATATCGTAATAtattagctctaattctctcgtaaatctatactctccagtaatcaaaaagccaaaagtcccctccttgaactatttttctctatttataggctcaaggatgattacattaatttgttacagatattttttcctaattaatcggatcatcaggaattattggagacaatctcgggattgactatgatctttacaaaattatcttgaaatatgcggagtgtacgaccaggctggtcgtaagaaaaactcaaccgttatgcttgcaatatcttcctggtcgatactctaacagaaatctgccaggtgtcagccacgtgttcagaagtcacctgccacgtcatccgtgtctgatttttggataacaatatgcAAAAGGCAATTTTTGTTgagaatttttaaaacaaataaaccaCACATATGTATAATTATATTTCTATACAAATACAATATATACATGTAGACAATAATTGAATAATTCTCTTCCATAGATTTATAACAATTTAGTCATCAAATTTTTTTCCTAATATGTAAATATAGAAGAAAACTTATAAAATTAAagttttattctttcaaatagttaaaagaaaaataaacataaataaaattttaaaaaaaattgattctcAGTGATAATTTATACCTCTTTTCATCTCTTTATTAAAGATAGAAAACATATTTACCATGAATTTGGACTAAAAAAGAAATAATTTACCCATCTCATAAACATATttattctccttttttttttacattcttTATCAAAATAAAGTGAtataacattctttttatttatttgatgaaCTTTATCTCTATATATGTCTAATTTGAATCTTCCAAGCTTCAGTACTAGAGAAAATTTTATAATATACAGCCCAAACCCAAATTCTTGTTTTGAtgcattttgtttttaatttgttTCTCAATTCCAGAAGTCTTTTTttcacatcttttttttttccatattaaCTTTAAATACAATACAAATTAATGGTTAATTTATCCATCTCTTAAACAATTAATAATTCACATTCTTTTCTTGTTTCTTTTTGACCTAAAGTGTCAATTACAACTTTTCCCATTCACCAAGTAACATACattctttattttttgttttcttttaatcTTTTGCCTCTCTACTTTATTCTTAACTTGCAGTAGATAGAAGCAAATTAAACACGCAAAATTACATTAAGTTATACCATTTAGTTAGTACATAACTTTTGAAATGAAAAAGACAgcatgcaatatatatatatatgatttaatattTTGATTCTACTTTATTCTAAACTTGCAGTAGAGAGATTATGATTCTATTTTTCTCATTAAAAAGAGTAATATATATAGTTCaagttccttttttttttttttgttaaaaccttatattatgtattttttttgttttgcttcTCAATGAGTTAGAAGACTATTTTTTTCATGATCTATTTATTATTAACCAATAAGTATTATTGGCATCATAAGTAATCaaaaaattactttttaaaaCTCAGAAAAATGGAAAATTCGTAACTCTGTGATTTTTTCCATTTCAGGTATATTACTTTTaatatctattattttttttaagaggtgagaagatatttttgtaaataaaattcaatagggtattttttgtaattattttatattttatatttccttttgttttttttatttgttctcCATCACATgccaattattaatattattattaagttTTGAAAATAGGAAGAATGAACTTGTGCAAAATAATCTGATTTTGAGTATATTGAAAAAGACAAcatgcaacacatatatatatgatttaaaatataaaacaaaaatagaaaAGCATGTAACATAGATAGAAAGTACACacacaaagagaaagaaaaagagctTGACAATTAATTTAAATTGTCTGGGAAGTTATCAAAAAATTGGCCACCAATTGTGTGCTTCTCTTTATTAAAGATGATAGAGATTTTTATTCTTGTTGGCTTTGTTAAAATGAAAATTGTTTGTCTTGTTTCATAAGCAACAAtaattcttattcttttcttgtttcttttgacataatatatttatttattttttattactttcTTATTTGACCAACAAAAGTAATTTATGgaaaattataaagaaaaaatatccAATGCGACTcctttttatattgtttttttttactttctctatttttgtttttttgtttctttttggcATAATTAAGtaatatatttctttttttattactTTCTTATTTGAGTAAATAGTAATTGGGGTTCCCAAACTTCATCAATTatatcatttttaattaatttttattatattttaatttttaatttctatTAGGTTCACAacctttatatttttattatattttaattaatttatcatttttaataaaaataattacataatttaaattttaaaagtaTGAAATTTATTAAAAGTGTTTTTTGTCTGtgacatcattttttttcttactttttacaTATTTAAACTCTTTATAAATTGAATATATAAGCCAGTAGTAATTATCTACTATAATATATATTTGACTAGCTCATATAATAGAAGCAAAACATCCAAAATCACATTAATGTGTTACGTGTAAGattttataaaacaaaataataaaatatcataatattaatATTCATGCCAAATGCTTCTTTTTACAtgtatataacattaatataaattttagatagttatattttttattattattatttggctaCAAATCAAGAAAATTACAATGATAGCATACACAAatttaatttttctaatattaGTGATATTATTGCATATAACTGAAATATTAGATGTATTTAGAGAAATATTCctatttaataatataattttattggttAATAGTTTAGGAGGAGATTGGTGttcttttataaaaataattttttttggaataATTAAGGTTTGCTTCTAAACTACACCCATAAGTGTTATATTCCTTTTTAAATAAACATctcatatatttttaaaatttattttcacaCACCTTATACATTATTATTACTACAAAATTACCATGGATTATTTCTTAAAAAGAAATTCTTtctataatatattatacaaaaaaaaagacactgttaattaaaaataataattttttggtGATAGAAAACTTgaatcatattttttaattttatattttcaattcaaaataaaattaatatgcaAAAGAGATTTTTGTTGATAGTTTTTAAAACAAATAAGCCACACATATGTATAattatatttctataaaaatacaATATACACATGTAGATGATAATTGAATAATTCTCTTCCATAGATCTATAACAATTTAGTCATCAATTTGTTTCCTGAATGTAAATATAGTGGAAAACTTGTAAAATGAAagttttattctttcaaatagttaaaaaaaaacaaaaatataattaaaacaaATTGATCATCAATAACAAATTATGACTCTTTTCATCTCTTTATTAAATATAGAAACATCTTTACCATCAACTTGGTCTAAAATAGAAATGGTTTACCCATCTCTttattcccctttctttttcacattctttttatttatttgatcaaCCTTATTTCTATTTATCTCTAATTTAAACTTAGCTTCAGTAGAGAAAAtttctttctaatttttaataatatatagcTCAAATTCCTTTTATTATTTCTAATGTGTGTAAAAACTTACaccaatcattttttttttacttctcaaTGATAGAAGTTTTTTCTTTTTCACATCTCTTTATCAAAAATAGAAGATAAAACTATTCTTATTCATATTAACTTTAAATACAATACAAATTAATGGCTAATTTACCCATCtcttaaactattcataattttcaTTCCTTTCTTGTTTCTTTTTGTTCTAAAGTGATAATTATAACTTTTCCCATTCACCAAGTAACATACAttccctctttttttttcttttaatctttTGCCCTCCACTTTATTCTTAACTTGCATAGAGAAATTATGATTCTATTTTCTCATCAAAAGCAGTAATATATACttcaaattctttttttttttttccttttgtgtTAAAATCTCAAATTATGCATTTTTTTGTTTGCTTCTCAATGACGTAGAAGACCATTTTTTTCATGATCTCTTTACTATTAAAGAAGATAGAAATCATTATTATTCTTATAAGCTTCAATAATATTTGATAAAGAAGTAAAAATGTATGTATAAATAATGTGAAAGGAAAtattataaaaaagaaaattttgaTTTCTGTGTTTTACCTGAATACTCAATTGGTATTTATGTTTTCTTAAATGACATTTCGGATCTAATATTTTGCAAAATGGACCAAAATAGTATATTGCACTGATTTTGATCAAACttattttaaatatgaccaaaatgctcTCCGATTTTAATCCTTTCCTTTTTCAAAGCTAATAATAATATTGATAATCGTACAATTAATTGAATAgactccttttttttttgtctcaAAATTCTCCCTCTTTTTCTTAAATAAATCCTTCATGAAATTTAGAAATTTAAATTCTCATTTatgaattaataatataaaataattattttttctacatatatcctttatttttttcttttaatctttTGCCTTCTACTTTATTCTTAACTTGCAATAGAGAAATTATGAGTCTATTTTTCTTATCAAAAGCAGTAATATATACTTCaaattccttttctttttcctttttgtgTTAAAACTTCATATTATGCATTTTTTGTTTTGCTTCTCAATGATGAAGAAGACCATATTTTTCAAGATCTCTTT is a window of Humulus lupulus chromosome 4, drHumLupu1.1, whole genome shotgun sequence DNA encoding:
- the LOC133829978 gene encoding protein VACUOLELESS GAMETOPHYTES-like; its protein translation is MWFDSTIISSYTTGDGEDDDDDFVQFSCHQHPMALVVELGDINLGKKCIACQLPWSYPAYSCTSNSCPNFFHKSCVDKLPQKFQHPFHSHKPLSLQISKLQSCDLCCKKDCRLIFSCREIGCTFKIGTECAFLDTIVNCRSHDHLLCLVEGASCDDIKCDGCQKSYKELDNYATFKIQLTRSFLFRCMECNFNLHFICGPLPFTIKCKYHIHNLTLLDLVVEDNCHEYYCDVCEEERNADFHVYSCSNCQYVAHIHCLIPQIMKLIKGVN